One Anastrepha obliqua isolate idAnaObli1 chromosome 6, idAnaObli1_1.0, whole genome shotgun sequence DNA window includes the following coding sequences:
- the LOC129250716 gene encoding uncharacterized protein LOC129250716, with product MDLKVVKINLQHSRCATDNLTVLLAEEDVDIALIQEPWVRSTEVKGSQDVTAVEVEATDGVGITLASIYMAHERPAPPEEARKLVQENPNKTLLLGCDANARSENILPSCIQHEAGDIPRVTEQELQAPCNKIKSKKAPGPDGIPNRALKLAICKRPDIFQAVFQTCLNEGTFPKRWKKQTLVLLPKGNKKPGEPESFRPVCLLDTMGKILERIICDRLSSFAEDKGLSSVNPAQQWMLSNAW from the exons ATGGATTTAAAGGTTGTCAAaattaatctgcagcactcaCGGtgtgcaacggacaacctaaccgttctcctggcggaggagGACGTGGACATCGCACTAattcaggaaccctgggtgcggagcaccgAGGTGAAAGG ttcacaggatgtgacggctgttGAGGTGGAAGCCACTGACGGAGTCGGAATAACGCTTGCCTCTATATACATGGCACACGAAAGACCAGCACCGCCTGAGGAGGCTCGTAAACTTGTGCAGGAAAACCCGAACAAAACCCTGCTTctcggatgcgatgccaatGCAAG ATCTGAAAACATTTTGCCATCCTGCATACAACACGAAGCAGGTGACATCCCTCGTGTCACCGAGCAAGAACTACAAGCGCcgtgtaataaaataaagtctaaaAAGGCTCCAGGCCCAGATGGCATACCAAATAGAGCTCTGAAATTAGCAATTTGCAAACGTCCAGACATATTTCAAGCAGTCTTCCAAACCTGCCTTAACGAAGGCACTTTCCCAAAGAGGTGGAAGAAGCAAACTCTTGTGCTTTTACCCAAGGGCAACAAAAAGCCTGGCGAACCCGAATCATTCCGACCAGTATGTCTACTAGACACAATGGGGAAAATCCTAGAGAGAATTATTTGCGACCGGCTGTCGTCTTTCGCTGAAGACAAAGGTTTGTCTTCAGTAAATCCCGCTCAACAGTGGATGCTATCAAATGCGTGGTAG
- the LOC129250717 gene encoding uncharacterized protein LOC129250717: MTGKHTNASTARTDKEPNTRTELQDKQTDRQEEATDALKKQSDNWTRRTSKDELRMTGSPSEDELLASSQETVEGKAVGHSTPTTINQPTTSAQAMGQKRGNKGPSRYKLYQRSRAILGRIRKNETEGKVHPKDETDKARCQKVVDEYLAFQAANRTDAKKRNRSHDETGKVTKKHKISDQGAVASKPIKRFSEVARDHLQMALVDETSNRGKPVLDKWSEIEARLSRIVVDHVMANPEGQTPGFDSVEVVRGYRVIKCDDQFSLHFLTNVIGKIQNSWEGLKLKLIPASEIPRRPRARIWVPNMEFDANQLIPYLQAHNRSVPMTDWSIIKAEAPQRHSRSFLLLITEESLEPLEKVGNKLQFGIRKTQLKIFRPANPEEEQDEVDGANELLTGMQLDDTESEKGNQ; this comes from the coding sequence ATGACGGGAAAACATACCAACGCATCGACAGCACGGACTGACAAAGAACCAAACACGCGGACAGAACTACAGGACAAGCAAACAGACAGACAGGAGGAAGCGACGGACGCACTTAAAAAACAGTCAGACAATTGGACAAGACGTACAAGCAAGGACGAACTGAGGATGACGGGGTCACCCTCAGAGGATGAGCTCTTGGCCTCCAGCCAAGAAACAGTTGAgggcaaagctgtgggccacagtaCGCCAACAACTATAAATCAACCAACAACATCCGCTCAAGCCATGGGGCAAAAGCGTGGTAATAAAGGTCCCTCGAGGTATAAACTTTACCAGAGGTCTCGCGCCATCCTTGGCAGGATTCGGAAAAACGAGACCGAAGGTAAAGTGCATCCCAAAGATGAGACCGACAAGGCAAGATGCCAAAAGGTGGTTGATGAATACTTGGCATTCCAAGCCGCCAACAGGACAGATGCCAAAAAACGAAACCGCTCGCATGACGAAACTGGGAAGGTAACAAAGAAGCACAAGATATCGGATCAGGGTGCAGTTGCCTCAAAACCTATCAAGCGATTTAGTGAGGTGGCACGGGACCATCTCCAAATGGCGTTGGTAGACGAAACCTCTAACCGCGGGAAACCAGTGCTTGATAAATGGTCAGAGATTGAGGCACGGTTGTCTCGCATAGTCGTTGACCATGTCATGGCGAACCCGGAGGGCCAAACACCAGGTTTCGACTCGGTGGAGGTAGTCCGCGGTTACCGAGTCATTAAATGCGATGACCAGTTTTCATTGCATTTCTTGACTAACGTGATTGGTAAAATCCAGAACAGCTGGGAAGGCTTGAAACTCAAGCTAATTCCGGCTAGCGAGATTCCACGaaggccgagggctcgcatctgggTACCAAACATGGAGTTTGATGCCAATCAACTAATCCCCTACCTTCAGGCGCATAATCGCTCGGTGCCGATGACCGATTGgtcgatcatcaaagcggaggctccgcaaaggCACAGCAGGTCATTCCTCCTTCTAATTACAGAAGAGAGTCTGGAACCACTGGAGAAAGTGGGAAACAAACTTCAGTTTGGGATCAGGAAGACccagctgaagatattccgtCCTGCAAACCCGGAAGAGGAGCAGGATGAGGTCGATGGTGCCAACGAACTGCTGACTGGCATGCAGCTAGATGACACCGAGTCCGAAAAAGGAAACCAATAA